In one window of Arachis ipaensis cultivar K30076 chromosome B06, Araip1.1, whole genome shotgun sequence DNA:
- the LOC107647640 gene encoding wall-associated receptor kinase 5-like, with protein sequence MGIVSNTLHASASGAGFIAILVRIDFLYLTYQKRKLTKLKEKFFKQNGGLILPQQLSTKEESSHTTKIFTTEQLKKATNNYDDNLVVGRGGFGAVYKGLLENDKVVAIKKSKTVNPTQVEQFINEVIVLSQINHRNVVKLLGYCLETEVPLLVYEFVSNGTLFDFIHNENKRNNFNWENRLRVAAEAAGALSYHHSAASIPIVHGDVKSVNILLDEDFTAKVSDFGTSRFIPRDQVALATMVQGTFGYLDPEYMQTSQLTEKSDVYSFGVVLAELLTGQKALSFERPEGKENLAIYFLSCLKENRLFEALQVGILNEDNKQQIVEVADVTAKCLRLKGEERPYMKEVAVKLEGIREMSQQQWVNNADNNFEETQSPKRHDSITNDEEVLLSLSYER encoded by the exons ATggg aattgtGTCCAACACATTACATGCAAGTGCAAGTGGAGCAGGATTCATAGCTATTTTGGTGAGGATTGATTTTCTATACTTAACGTACCAAAAGAGAAAACTCACCAAACTAAAAGAGAAATTCTTTAAGCAAAACGGTGGTCTTATTTTGCCACAACAACTCTCTACAAAAGAAGAGTCCTCTCATACTACTAAAATTTTTACTACCGAACAGTTGAAGAAGGCCACCAACAACTACGACGACAACCTAGTCGTTGGCAGGGGAGGTTTTGGCGCAGTGTACAAAGGACTTCTAGAGAATGACAAAGTTGTTGCCATCAAGAAGTCCAAAACAGTTAATCCTACACAAGTTGAGCAATTCATCAATGAGGTTATTGTTTTGTCCCAAATTAACCACAGAAATGTGGTGAAGCTTTTGGGTTACTGTTTAGAAACAGAAGTCCCTCTTCTTGTCTATGAGTTTGTAAGCAATGGCACACTCTTCGATTTTATCCATAATGAAAACAAGAGAAATAATTTCAATTGGGAAAATCGTCTGAGAGTTGCAGCAGAGGCAGCCGGAGCTTTATCATATCATCACTCAGCTGCTTCCATACCAATTGTCCACGGAGATGTTAAGAGTGTCAACATTCTCTTAGACGAAGATTTCACTGCCAAAGTCTCTGACTTTGGAACTTCTAGATTCATTCCACGGGATCAAGTTGCATTGGCTACAATGGTCCAAGGAACTTTTGGTTATTTGGATCCAGAATACATGCAAACCAGCCAACTCACCGAGAAAAGCGATGTGTATAGCTTTGGCGTTGTGCTGGCAGAGCTTCTTACAGGACAGAAAGCTCTTTCATTTGAGAGGCCGGAAGGGAAGGAAAATCTTGCTATCTACTTTCTATCTTGCCTGAAGGAGAATCGCTTGTTTGAAGCTCTTCAAGTTGGAATCTTGAATGAAGATAACAAGCAGCAGATTGTGGAAGTTGCTGATGTTACTGCAAAGTGTTTGAGACTCAAAGGGGAAGAGAGACCATACATGAAGGAAGTGGCAGTGAAATTGGAAGGAATAAGGGAAATGTCACAGCAACAATGGGTCAATAATGCGGACAACAATTTTGAAGAGACCCAATCTCCAAAAAGACATGATAGTATTACCAATGATGAAGAAGTCTTATTGTCTTTATCATATGAAAGGTGA